The Calditerrivibrio sp. sequence ATATGATAGATTTTGGAGTAATTGATGAACATATGGATATAAGAAAGATAAAGTTGGATCTTATGGACATTATTCTACCAGTCTATGGTAAAAACATCGGAGAGATAGATACTTTGAAGATGTTCCAGCACATCATAACCATTGGTAGGAAATATCGATTTAATTTCCCCATCGATTATCTTTATATTATAAAAACTTTTTCGTTTCTCGAAGGTATAGGTAAAAAACTCGATCCAGATTTCAACGTTTTAAACTTTGCAAAACCCTATGCCAAAAAAATAATAAGAAATAGGTATTCATACAAGGCCTTTATCTCCCGATCAATTAAGAACTTAAAAGGTTACTCTGAAATAATAGAAACTATTCCAGACCATTATAAAAAAATTGTTAGTAAGATAATAGATGACAAAATTACATTTAATTTTGTTCATAAAGGATTAGATAAATACTCAAATCAGATTGATAAATCAGTCAATAGACTTGCATTTAGTATAGTTATAGCTGGAACAATTTTAGCTTCATCCATTATGATTTATTCAAATATTGGCCCTAAGCTTTTCGGCATACCTTTTTTTGGGTTGGCTGGATTTTTTATTTCAGTGTTTTTTGGTTTGGGGCTTATTATTGGGATCATAAGATCAGGAAAACTATGGTGAAATAGGAGTTTTAGTGGAAATATCTGTTTCTTTTTTAGGTGGTGCAGGAGAGATAGGTAGCAATTGTTATCTTTATGAAACAAAAGATAGCGCAATCCTTGTGGATTGTGGGCTAAAATTCTTTCAAGCTGAATATATGGGGATAGATTTCACCATCCCCAGCTTTGAATATTTAGAAACAATTAGAAAAAAATTAAAGGCAGTTATCGTAACCCACGGTCATGAAGATCACATCGGGGCACTACCATATCTTTTTAAATATTTTCCGATACCAGTGTATGCTGGAGACTATGCTTTAAGACTGATAAAGCATAAAATAGCCCAATCGAAATATAGACCATCCTCAACCACCGTAGTGTCAGATGGGGATGTTATCGATATAGATGATTTTACAATAGAGTTTATAGAAGTGAACCATTCTATACCAAACACCTTTTTTCTTGCTATAAGACACAAAAACAACCAAATACTCCACTGTGGAGATTTTAGAGTAGAAGATTCACCTATATTAGGTGCTCCATTCCCTTGGGAAAGATTGAATAAAATGAAAGGTAAAATAGATATTCTTCTTGTGGATAGCACCAATGCTCTAAGCGAATCAGAAGATGAAAAAGAATCAGAACTTAGAAGCAAACTCATAAAGATATTCCAAGAACTCAAAGGTAGGGTTTTTATCACAACATTTTCCACTAATATAAGTAGAGTAAAGATAATAATAGATGCTTGCCTAAGCACTAACAGAAAGCTCATTATAGAGGGGAACTCTTTTCTTAAAAACATAAACATCGCCCGGGACCTATCTTATATATCTATACCAGAAGACTTCATAATCCCCCTTGAAAAGATAGACCTTTACGAACCAAAACAATTATGTTTTCTGGTAACAGGTTGTCAGGGTGAACCAAACAGCAGTCTTGCCAAAATTGTCAATTTGGAGCGAAAAAAACTGAGAACAATGCCAAACGATACATTTATTTTCTCATCAACCACTATCCCCGGAAATGAGAAAAGTATAAATAAAATAATAAACGAGATCTACCTAAATAAAGGCAAGGTCATAAGAGGCCTACACATATCTGGTCATGCAAACCGTAAATGGTTAATCACTCTGATTAAATCTTTATCACCAAGATGGGTAATTCCCATTCATGGCGAAATAATTCATCAAAGGATCTTAGAGGAGATTTTAGAAAAAGAGGGGCTGTCTCAACCTATATTTGTACAAAACGGCCATAAGGTGACCTTCAAAAACAATGATTTTACGATATTTTCTATACCATTCGGAGTAACGTACATCGATCAAAGAGGAGGATTTGAGTATAACGATGAACTTTTTAAAGAAAAAAAACATCTATCAAGGGATGGTTTGATCACAATCTTATATGATGAAAAAAACATATATTTTGATACAGCAGGATTTAAACTAACCAACGAACTTGACATAAAACTTAAAAGGTATATAAAAGATAACATGGAAAATTTAAAGCAAACTATAACCAACAACGAGGAATTAAAAACCATTGTAACCCTATTTGTACGAAAATTTTTTAAAAAGAATCTCGATAAACGGCCTGTGGTAAAAGTATTTATTAAGGAGGATTTCGATGGGAATACTTGAATCGATTCTATTGGGCGTTTTACAAGGTCTTACTGAATTTCTACCCATTAGCAGTTCTGGTCATCTTGTAATAGCTCAATCACTTTTAAAAAACTTTCAAGAACCTTCTCTGCTATACGATACAATACTTCATTTTGCAACGTTTTGCACAGTCTTACTCTATTTTAGAAATAGAATATCCCGTCTGATCAAAGCTGCATTAGGCTTCTTTCTACCCAAATACAGAATAATCTATTATGACAACAAACGTTTTCTTTGGGCTATATTTGCAGCAAGTATACCCACTGCCATTATCGGTCTTTTTCTTAAAAAATATTCAGAAACATTATTTAACACTACTGTATATGCAGGTTATGGTCTGATTATAACATCTATTTTACTGATCTTATCCGACAGATTTAACGGCAGAAACCCTGTTGATACAAAAAAGGGTTTTTGGGTTGGTGTTATGCAGGGGATTGCTGTAATACCTGGCATATCAAGATCCGGTTCTACTATATCTGTTGCACTTATGCTTGGGATTAAAAGAGAAGAAGCGGTAGAATTTTCATTTCTCATGGCTTTGCCAGCTGTTTTTGGTGCTACATTATTACAGGTAAAAGATATTACAACCATCGAATCCGAACAGATAATCTTTTATATAGTAGGAGCAATTGCTGCTTTTGTTTCTGCTTTTTTTGCTATTCATATAATGATCAAGATTGTAAAGAAAGCAAATCTAAAATTCTTTGCCCTCTACTGCCTGATATTAGGTATCATAACTGTGGTATGGCTGTAAAAAAAAGTCATAGCTACACAACAGAAAAATTCAAATTTGACACCCTAATAATAATCTCCATAGCATTATCAGTTATGATAGGGATGGCCATCTTTTCATACGATCCTGATGATCCATCATATAGCACGATTGTACTACAAAAAGACAATCCCGAGGTTACAAATCTACTTGGGAAATTTGGAAGCTACCTATCAGATT is a genomic window containing:
- a CDS encoding ribonuclease J, whose translation is MEISVSFLGGAGEIGSNCYLYETKDSAILVDCGLKFFQAEYMGIDFTIPSFEYLETIRKKLKAVIVTHGHEDHIGALPYLFKYFPIPVYAGDYALRLIKHKIAQSKYRPSSTTVVSDGDVIDIDDFTIEFIEVNHSIPNTFFLAIRHKNNQILHCGDFRVEDSPILGAPFPWERLNKMKGKIDILLVDSTNALSESEDEKESELRSKLIKIFQELKGRVFITTFSTNISRVKIIIDACLSTNRKLIIEGNSFLKNINIARDLSYISIPEDFIIPLEKIDLYEPKQLCFLVTGCQGEPNSSLAKIVNLERKKLRTMPNDTFIFSSTTIPGNEKSINKIINEIYLNKGKVIRGLHISGHANRKWLITLIKSLSPRWVIPIHGEIIHQRILEEILEKEGLSQPIFVQNGHKVTFKNNDFTIFSIPFGVTYIDQRGGFEYNDELFKEKKHLSRDGLITILYDEKNIYFDTAGFKLTNELDIKLKRYIKDNMENLKQTITNNEELKTIVTLFVRKFFKKNLDKRPVVKVFIKEDFDGNT
- a CDS encoding undecaprenyl-diphosphate phosphatase, whose protein sequence is MGILESILLGVLQGLTEFLPISSSGHLVIAQSLLKNFQEPSLLYDTILHFATFCTVLLYFRNRISRLIKAALGFFLPKYRIIYYDNKRFLWAIFAASIPTAIIGLFLKKYSETLFNTTVYAGYGLIITSILLILSDRFNGRNPVDTKKGFWVGVMQGIAVIPGISRSGSTISVALMLGIKREEAVEFSFLMALPAVFGATLLQVKDITTIESEQIIFYIVGAIAAFVSAFFAIHIMIKIVKKANLKFFALYCLILGIITVVWL